The following nucleotide sequence is from Mucilaginibacter sp. cycad4.
CTGGTATATTATCCCACGACATGTGACTGCGGTACCATCCACTACCCAGTGTAATACCAATGGCGTTTTCCCCTTGTATCACTTTATCGGTGACATCATATACCTGGTACTGCAAACGTTTATGATAGCTGGTCCATCCGGGGGTGAGATAAGCATCTCCTATCCGCTTACCGTTGATTTGCGCTTCGTATAATCCATGAGCCGTAATGTAAGCTGTGGCAGACTTGATTTTTCGGGGACTATTGAATTGTTTTCTGAACAAAGGCGAGGCCCGAAGACTGTCTTCCGTAAACCCTGGTGCTATCCATTTCGCTTTCCAATCGGAAGAGTTCAAAAACGCCATTTGAAAAAAGGCAGGGGTACTCCAATCAGAAACTTTACCCGAATTCCCCCACACCCTTACCTGCCAATAATAACGCCTCCCGGACTGCAAAGACCTTCCTTTGAAGGAAACGTTGATGGAAGAATCAGAAAAAACCCTTCCAGAATTCCAAACGAGGGCCTTGCCTAAAAACAGCGCAGAAGAATCATTGGCAACGCGAATTTCATAGGCCGTTTGCAACAGGTTCCGTTTATCGCTTACGAGCTGCCAGCTGAATCTTGGTTTTACCGTTGCCACGCCGATTGGATTGGCCATATGTTCAATCAACATATTCTGAACTTTTATCTGGCCAACGCTACGGGTAGCACCCAAAGACAAAAATATTGTTGCCAACACGTTAAAAAAAACAATATTCACAGACACGTTCAATTTCATATTAAAATTACGGGTAAATAGCTACCGACTGTCAGCTACACATTAATAGCCCCTGACTGTTGCTCCTTTATATTCGAAAGTATTGTTTGCTTAAACAACATCACATGTTCAATAAAAACTTTATAAGTCCGGTGCTTTCATTAATATCAACCGGCCCTAAACATCAGGTAAATAACAGAGGATTAGGATAGCAGGGGTTATAATTGTTTATGGCCTCAAACATATCATCAAAACAGCATTCAAAAAAACACTCCACTTGCCATTTCTGATACTCTATTTACAAACAATAAAAACCGAATCATTCAGGTCTCATCAACGGGTTTAAAGGCTGATTTCCATACCGCTAAGTTGTGATCTGCAAACAGTTTAATTTGGCCATTACTTTTGCCCTGGCCCGCCAAAATCGTCTGGCACCCACTCACGTGTTATCATAATTGCCAATCAGTTCGCTGATCCGTTGTTTTGCGGAGTTTGTGCAGCCTTGGGTTTCAATTCATCAATCTGAGCCTCCGGCACTAAAGCCCTGTGATCCTTTTCCACGGTCAATCCCTTGCCCAGTGTGAAATTTGCGGTCTGCTTGATATCCAGTGATGATGCCCCAATCTTTACGGTATACTTTCCATCGTCGGCTACCCATGATGACGAAGCAGTATCGAACGAAGCAAGGTCCCGCGGTATGATCGTAAAAGTCAGCGTCTGCGACTGACCAGGCTGCAAGAGTTTTGTTTTTGCAAACCCTTTCAGTTCTTCTGCGGGTTTATCCAGTTTTTTTACCGGAGCGCTCAGGTATAGCTGCACAACTTGTTTTCCTGCTACTTTGCCCGTATTTGTAATCGTTACAGTGGCGATCAGCTTTCCGGCAAATGTTTTCCCACTCAATTTAAGATTAGTGCAGGCAAAAGTAGTGTACGAAAGGCCATAGCCAAACTCATATGCCGGCTTTACATTAAACGTGTTAAAATAGCGGTAACCTACATAGATCCCTTCCCGGTAAGTAACTTCGGCGGGCACCATACGGCCCATCATACCAACGGTTGCTTTTTCCGGAAACTCTTTTCCCGGAAAGTTTTTTGCCGATGGCACATCAGCGTAGGCTGCTGGAAAAGTGGTAGCCAGCTTGCCTGAAGGGTTTACTTTTCCGCTAAGTACATCAGCTATTGCGTTACCGCCTTCTTCACCTGGTTCCCAGGCAAGCAATATAGCGTCTACCTCGTCGCGCAAAGGTGTCAAATCTATTACGCCACCGATATTCAGGACAACGACTACGCGTTTATGTTTGGCATGGAAAGCATTACTTACTGTGGCAAGCATATCTTTTTCAACATCTGTCAGTGTATAATCGTCTGCTACCTTTCGATCGTTTCCTTCACCGGCATTTCTTCCAATATAGATAACAGCCATATCGGCAGCATCCGCTTTTTGGCCAACAGTACGCTCATCGACTTTATATTCGGATGCGAATGGCGTAGGGTTCATGATCTCCTGCATCAAAGGTTTCTTGGGATGTTTTGCTGTGTATTCGGCTAAAAAACTCTTGTAGCGCTGTGCCAGGTCGTTGTCAATCTTATATCCGGCATTTGCTAATCCCTCAGCCAAAGAAACCGCATACGGTTTATTAACGTCCCCACTACCTGTACCACCTGCAATTAAATCATATCCGTGATTACCAAATAGTGCAATGGCTGACACTTTATTAGAAAAAGGTAAGGTGGCGTTATCGTTCTTGAGCAAAACCATGCTTTCTGCGGCGGCCTGCCTGGCAATTTGCGCATGTGCTTTCAGATTGCCATTATTATTGAAGGCGTAGCCCTTTGCGGTCAGTGTGTGCAGCAATACGCTCAAAATACCTTCCACATTCTTGTCCAGCGCTTCCTCCGAAAGCTGCCCGTTTTTTACAGCTTCCATAATTGCCTTTATCTGAGTCGGCGTACCTGGCATCAGCAGGTTGTTTCCCGCTTTCATTTGCCCTACTGCATCTTTACCGCCAAACCAGTCGGTCATTACGAAGCCCTTAAAGCCCCAGTCCTGACGTAATATTTTGGTTATAAGATCATGGCTTTCCGACGTGTAGGTGCCGTTAACCAGGTTATAGGAACTCATTACCGCCCAGGGTTGTGATTTCTTTATCGCGATTTCAAAATTCCGCAGGTAAATTTCCCGTAAAGCCCGTTCACTGATAATTTCGTTTACGGAACTGCGGTTGGTTTCCTGGTTATTTGCTGCAAAATGTTTAAGTGTAGCCCCAACCCCCTGCGACTGGATCCCGTTTATTATTGCAGCAGCTGTTGAGCCCGAAACCAAAGGGTCTTCAGAATAATATTCAAAGTTTCTGCCCCCTAAAGGGTTGCGGTGGATATTAGCACCCGGCCCAAGTATAAAGTCGATGCCATAAGATTTGATCTCTTCGCCGAAGGCACGCCCCACTTTTTTTACTAAAACTGTATCCCAGCTTGAAGCTAAAAGTGTCCCGACCGGCCAGGCGGTGGAAAACAAATTATTTGCAGAGTCCTTAGCAGTCATGGCCCAGCGATGAATGCCTGAAGGGCCATCAGCCATGCCTATTGAGCGTATTCCATATTTGGGAATCGGGATAGTATGCCCGGATATAGTTATGAGTTTATCGGGTGTATTATCGTTTGCTCCCATACTCATCCCAGGAATCGAAAAGCCCTTTCCTACTACAACCTTAACCTTTTCCTCCAATGTCATGGCTTTGACGATTGCAGGGACCGGGTCTTTCCCAAACTGAGGTAATTTACTTTGAGACTGGGCCTCCAGAGTGAAGAGTGTTAATACGGTCAAACCGATTGACCGAAAATAAAATGGGATCATGTTTTTTGGGTTCAAAGAATGAAAATTAAAATTCGTTTACTTCCGGATTTGTTCAGTTTCCTTAACGCGAACCCCTTTTGCTTCGAACATGCCCATCAGGCTGCCTTTTACATGGTCATCGTCTACAGGCTCAAGTGTCAGGGTAACATCGTAATTCTGAGCGGTAAAAGCAGCTGTTATCGTCTTATCTTTTTCATCTACCCGGGTGATTTTAGTCAGTTCTTTTCCTGTTGAATCCTGAACGGCCCCAGTTAGCTTGCCGTCTTTTCTTTCAAGTACGAAGGTCATTTTGGAATCACCATTGGGCGTACCCATCACCAATACATTCCATTTTCCGGGGTAATAATCAGTTTTAGTTTGGGCTTTTACAGTTAGGGTTAATAAGGTACCCACAATGACGGTTAGCATTACACTTAGCTTATTCATGTCTGTCGATTTTTAATTAGTCTCAAATTTCATTATGTCATTTTGACGGAATAAAAATATGCGTATGATTTGACATTTCCAAATTTCATTACGTCTTTTAGACATAATGGATATTAATGATTAATTTTGCTTAAAATTGAGGTAAATGGAGTTGAATATTTTAGAACCATATTTATGGGAGCCGGATAAATATCTTAGAAATGTCGCTGTCGATAATGTAATATTCGGCTATCATGATAAGGAATTGAAGGTTTTATTACAAAAGCCTATTGTCTTAGAAAAATGGACGGTAACCGGGGGCTATATTCTTAAAACCGAATCAATTGAGGATGCGGCAGATCGTATCGCGTTTTCGCGTACAGGGTTAAAGAACTTATTCTTTCAACAATTCCGATCCTTTGGAAATCCGGAAAGAACAGTTGACAGTGGTTTTAATGCCCGCCGAATCAATGAACTTACAAATGCACAAATGCCCGACGATTGTTGGATATTTGATTATTTCGTATCCATTGGGTTTTATACGCTTACCGAGTTTTCTGCCGTTGAATTAAAAAAAGCAGAAATTG
It contains:
- a CDS encoding NUDIX hydrolase, which encodes MELNILEPYLWEPDKYLRNVAVDNVIFGYHDKELKVLLQKPIVLEKWTVTGGYILKTESIEDAADRIAFSRTGLKNLFFQQFRSFGNPERTVDSGFNARRINELTNAQMPDDCWIFDYFVSIGFYTLTEFSAVELKKAEIETDCAWWTVNDLPPLMFDHKLLIAEALKALRLHIAHYPIGYELLPGKFTIPEIHSLYETILGRQLDIRNFLRRLLATEIIEKLNETKSIGGHRSPFLYKFNKPKYDEGLENGVLLSF
- a CDS encoding glycoside hydrolase family 3 C-terminal domain-containing protein, producing MIPFYFRSIGLTVLTLFTLEAQSQSKLPQFGKDPVPAIVKAMTLEEKVKVVVGKGFSIPGMSMGANDNTPDKLITISGHTIPIPKYGIRSIGMADGPSGIHRWAMTAKDSANNLFSTAWPVGTLLASSWDTVLVKKVGRAFGEEIKSYGIDFILGPGANIHRNPLGGRNFEYYSEDPLVSGSTAAAIINGIQSQGVGATLKHFAANNQETNRSSVNEIISERALREIYLRNFEIAIKKSQPWAVMSSYNLVNGTYTSESHDLITKILRQDWGFKGFVMTDWFGGKDAVGQMKAGNNLLMPGTPTQIKAIMEAVKNGQLSEEALDKNVEGILSVLLHTLTAKGYAFNNNGNLKAHAQIARQAAAESMVLLKNDNATLPFSNKVSAIALFGNHGYDLIAGGTGSGDVNKPYAVSLAEGLANAGYKIDNDLAQRYKSFLAEYTAKHPKKPLMQEIMNPTPFASEYKVDERTVGQKADAADMAVIYIGRNAGEGNDRKVADDYTLTDVEKDMLATVSNAFHAKHKRVVVVLNIGGVIDLTPLRDEVDAILLAWEPGEEGGNAIADVLSGKVNPSGKLATTFPAAYADVPSAKNFPGKEFPEKATVGMMGRMVPAEVTYREGIYVGYRYFNTFNVKPAYEFGYGLSYTTFACTNLKLSGKTFAGKLIATVTITNTGKVAGKQVVQLYLSAPVKKLDKPAEELKGFAKTKLLQPGQSQTLTFTIIPRDLASFDTASSSWVADDGKYTVKIGASSLDIKQTANFTLGKGLTVEKDHRALVPEAQIDELKPKAAQTPQNNGSAN